The Zingiber officinale cultivar Zhangliang chromosome 2A, Zo_v1.1, whole genome shotgun sequence genomic sequence atttataaaattaaaagtatttaatgatatcCTACTTATTTAGTTGCAATAAATATTTATAACAAAGCTTTAATTTTAAATGGATATAGCACCAATGAAATTTTATCTTCCTATGTGTTAGTAATGAAGGCAAAAatggggaaaaatatttttattatattatggaCAATTATTTGATTGCATTTTATTTTGGATCCTATATTTAAATTAGATATTTTGCATGAAATGTTAGTTATGTATCGTgatttaaagattatttttctcataatgttatttttattgtataaaatgctagaaataatttatatgatgtttataaaaaatatattttaaaatatggaTTAGAAGCTAATGTGGTGGAAACATATAGTATTAATAGTAAATAGTAATTTAAAATTCATGAAAGTATAACTTTTATTATCAGAACAAATGAAATGTCCACGAGGATTTTTAAATTCTAAACaagaactttaaaattattttataatttattttaattttaatgaagcaAAGTAGCAAGCTAGATTTTGATATTCTATTAGTCACAAAAAAGCCAAAGTTATTTCATCCTTTCTGTTATAGCAAAAAAGATTCTAGCTTGCCCCGTGTAACCATTATTTtagaataaatgtttaattaactctAGATGCAATATCTTAAATGTTACTTGGTTAATATTTTTTTGGATGAAAGATAATCTACTTTGCTTCTACTATTTGGAAACTAAGTACTACTTGATGATTGGATTAGAGTTGAATTAAAAAGAATACAAGGTATGTAATTTTCAAATGACgaaatagaagattttgatatcaAACAAGTGCCATTATAGTGATGGAAAATAAAGTGAATAAACAACATTATTTTCTAAAGTAGTAAGAGTAAAAAAAATAAGTGAACTACATTATTTTTATCTTATTTCCTAAGAAAATATATAGGCaacttaaatcaattaaaatccttttttatttttcaaaatttataaaatttttaaattaaaatacatCGCAAATCGCAACCAATAATTTTGAATCATGAACCATAACCATAAAGTTAAGATCAAGAGttgagttttttttaattattgaacTGTGAATTTGAAACTATTGAATCATCAATTTCAAAATGTAATAGGATCTAGACTCATTCTACAAGGCTCCAgtcaatgtatatatatatatcttctgATTATATAATGAGCATCTACTTCCAATTCTTTTGCCAAATAACTTGCTAGACACAAATTTTACCTACTCGTGTACATCATACATGCCCAATAAAATCACATTGACTGCCTTAGTGGAATAGGGGCAGGAGCAGATTTACACTTGGATTGGGAATCCAATTAACTAAAGGGAGGAGAAAGGAATACAATTCTACAAGCCAAGAATGCACTATAAACTAATGTGTTCAGCTGAAAGCTTACGTATTACTTAACAATGGAGAATATTTATTAGAAGGCAATAATTAATACAAACTTCTATAGTTGTATATGAATGGATGATTTAGAACCCGaactcattaatttaatattatttgtttCGACTGGTAGAAAGAGACATAATGATGAAAATAAGCTTTCATAATAACAACTACTTGCATATGTTTATGAAAAAGCTGTTGAAACTTAAGTTTTCGAAATTCGATGCCTCCGAGTATGTCTTCCTTCATATCTTGACCACTTACATTAATGACTAGTAGCTATTTATGATTTACTTATTCCGTGTTGACATAAGAATGGATTGATGGGGGCGTTGGGAGCGAAcgaatcgtcttttgccacatAAAAAAACAATTACTCTTGATTTAagaatcaagaagaaagaaatctcCGGCATCAGACGTGGAATCCATAATTTACTCCCTCAAATCCTACAATACTTCCCTCAGCTCTAATTTAATCGGGAGATTTCTGTTCTCATATCTACCCTAATTTGTCATGAAAACCTTTATTTTTCCCTATTTCTCAAACCAAAACCACAATCAACGTTGCCAAAAcgcaaaacaaatttttaaaatctttttcatgAGATTGCAGTTGAACAGGAAATTGGAAGGCATAGACATCAACAAAAAGGGAAGAAGAGTAAGATGAAATGCAGAAGCTAGCTATCTTGCAAGTTGAAGCCCTTTGATTTTTCTCTTAGAATCCGCTCTGGCCTTTCAAAAATAAAATGTGTATAGTTGGTCTACTCGTCACTTAGTATGCAGTCCCATCTAAACGTAAAATTCTAGATCTGCCCCTGAATAGGGGACATCAGTGCCTTTCATTTGGTTGCTTATGTTGCATGATACCATGTCAAAGCTGCATGACTATGACAGAGATTTATCATCGGTCATCATCACTAGTTGTTCGCCCAAACCACCTGAGCTCATCTTTGGCCGTTTAGCTTTCTTTCTTCAAGGCTTTGTTGAGCTAGAGGGTAGGTGCTTTGATGTGTTTAAGTCTTCTCgggtgataattttttttttttaaaaaaaagttccaTCTCGGGTGATGATGCGGATGATGATTGGTTGTCATGCTCTAGATGCTTGCCAAGTCTAATTGTCAATAGCTGCCTCCTCTCTAGCTGATGCTTCTTGAAGGAGTGTCGAGGGTCCTGAGGTAAGGTTGTGTTGGTTATTACGGGATAAAGTTACTACAATAGATAAGGGTCGATTCTTGGCAAAGTCGAACAAATAATTCTCTCCGCAGTCGCAAACTATAATTTTTCGATTTACCTCGTGAGACCAACTGTATGGGGCCGTTGGAGTGACGGATTCTACCTTTTGTTACAAAAGATGGAGTGCTGAGACCCATTACAGAATTTCAATAAAGCACACATCATCTGAGTCTTTCAAATATGTGACAGGATATTTTAACAATCCATTTGTTTGATGAGCTTGAAGTTTTCACCTCTTGATCTTTGCtgcaaaaattaataatatttcccATATTCTTCAATCTATATACATCATACATACAAATTAAAGGCCAAAATTCTGTAATTGATCATTGCTAGAAGAAAAGTTCCTCAAAATTCAAGGGAAAAAATTGTCACGAATGTGCTCAATAAGTTGCCAGAATTCTCAAGCGACTATGAAATAGATCTTCATATAAAAAAATGCCAAAGGGATCCCTCATATTAGTTTTGTTGGTTCGTTCTCTTTTGGTGCACTTGCTGTGGAAGTTTACGACAGTCCTTTGTCTTCCTGGTGCTCCAGTTGGAGGCTCTGCTATTGATGGAGAGTTGGTTGTTCCATTGAATGTGTCATTCCAAAGTAGGAATCCATTAAAGCCTATGCTACATAAAAAATCTTAGACTATCTACTTCACAGTTTCGATGTTAGTATACTGCCATGCTTTGTACCTTCAGTTCAATCTCTTTAGTTGCAAAATAAAAATCATGTTTCTGCCCAACCCTTGAGCCACTACCAAGTCAGGCTGCCAAAACTTGGGTTGATCATTCATCGAGTACATCTACTAACTTATAACCATATACATAACATCCAACAAACTGAAATAAACATATAGAAGGAAGATCACGACCGCTGACCAATTAACACCACTTCATTTTCTTGCTAAACCTAAAGCCCATGGGTAGGTTTATAAAGCTAATGCATCCAACTGAACAATGCATTGGAGTGAAAACTAGTAAAACTTTGGGAGCCCTGTGAAAAGGCTAACTAATGGCTGAATTGACTTTACCCGTCTACAGACTTGCACGAGGGCAGCGTTGCATATTCAAGCAAACCATAAAATTTCCCACATTTACAAAAGAATATCACTCTATACTACTCAATCCTTTTTATCAGAACGGTTTAGATTGAGGttgaaccatttcttcttacttGACTTCTCTTTCCCATCAGAATTTGCATTCTCTACCGGGCTATCTGATCTGTCATCCTCGGTTGGAATTTTGCTGCTGCTACTAGTAACTCCACTGGAATTGACCAAAGTTCGCACAGTTGTAAAAGAGGATTGTATAATGTCTCTTTGTTTCAGCAACTCATCAACCTGGAGAAATATACATACATGAAACCAGTGAAATTCTGAAGCAAATGTTTTTTTTGTCAATTTATACATGGACATTGCGAGAAGATATACAGAGAGAGGATTGGGCGAATGAAAAGCAAAAAACAAAGAATAAGTGAAGGAGGCTAGTTCTATTACAAACTGATCATGAAGTGAAGGGCTTTTGCCTTGCATCACAAACAACACTTATGTGATACCCAGAAGCATTCACAAGATTTGGCAGTGTTAGAGCCTAGAGGGATTACAACTTAGGAAGTAACTGATTAATTATAAAACTACAATTTGTCCTCTTGATTACCTTCACCTGACTTGACTTTGAGATCAAATCCATGAGGCAAAGCAACTTCTAAAATCCATGTTCAAGCAACCAGGTGAGGCGACAAAGTAACTCTCAATTTCTACAACCAATGCACCTTGTGCATAATAATGAAAATAACTAAGATTTGGAACTTTGGAGGACATTAAGATTTATTGTCTTCATCTGAAACATGAGATTAAATCCACAAGGGAGGCAAAGTCTACGTAGCAGCTTCTAAAATCCATGTTCAAGCAACTTCACATCTCAGGCTAGCTCTGATAATTCTGTTTTCTACTCTGCGTGCACCATTGTGTAACCATACTAAGTGTGCTTTTGGTTCACATTAAGTGTAATTCTATTCCCTATAAATTCCTATAGAATGAACAATCCAATGTTTTGCTGCAAAAATAACATTGAATATTAATTCCTACAAAATTTTATTTCCCGATTTATAAGGAATAACTATTCCTTACTTTATATCATGAATAGCTATTCCTTATGCATCTCATCCTTAACATCTTTGACTTCACTTCTTTCTTTTAAAGATAAGTCTTTAGTAACTAAGAAGTTATTTACATTCAATGCTAGGGCGTAACTTTGAGCGCACTTGAGCAAATACTAAAGCATTCTTAAATGAATTTAGATGCCTAAATTCCTTTACTCCTCTTTCAGTAGTTTATTTGTTTCTAAAAATAAAACCTCAGCAATTAGACAGTCAATTAAtcgattgaattaaaattttaatgtacTATAAAATGCACAACGTGCTTTGGCATGTGTTATAGTTGTCAAGATGAATTTTACTCATTTACCCCTCTTTCACATTAATTTGTCTACTTATTAATAAGATTATATCATTTAGACAGttacacaaaatattattttaactcaTTTTTCACTTCAATGAATGTCGAAATGAATTCATATAAGGTTTACTTTTATAATCTTCTTCCAATAACCTTATCTACTTTTAGAAAACAAAAAATAGCAATTAGATAAATATTAGAGTAACAAGTTACAAAAAATaacaaatattatttaaattcatctGGATGTGTGTTAAGGTGTGCCAAACCTTACTGAGTGATGAGTGTTGGCATTATACAATCCTCATTGGCATACTTAAGCACAGACGACACAGGAAAGATTACTCATGTAAATTTATATCCAGTTTCATTGATTTACTACAACAGTACTTTTGACCATACTATCTTGTATGCcatgaaattttaaaccatgctaccactatctattatttattaattacaaATACATCCCAAATATAAATGACATTTACATTTATGTCCATAACAACAATCATGCACCAAAAGCCATAATAATGAAacataccaaaaaaaaaaatgtgagcTCCACACATAGTCAGTCAAAAAGATACATAGGCAAAAGAACCAAAAACTATTTAGGTAGAAACCAGTAGTAAAACATTATGCATTAACAAAAGATACATACAGATTGCCTTTCTTCGTTGTATTTGCTTGTCACTTCCTGAAAGCGTGCGAGTGCCTGCAAAACAAGAAGAATATCAAAGTTGATCACAAGTTACCTTTGTAGTCATGGACAAATAAAAAGAGTCCTACTTTTCTGTACTCTACTTCAAACTGGCGCAGATCGTTTCTTTTTGCTAAAATTTGAGCCTCAATCTCTTTAAGCTTCTCAGTGGTATCTTTATATGATGCAGCACAGATAGCTTCAATTGTATAGCTAGCAGATTTGAAAAAATTATCACCTGAAAGAACAATTCAGGTCAAATATCCAGAGGAAAACATATAGTAAACATGCACATAAGAACAAATAGCAATCCGAACCATAAACAGCAAATATGTGGGTTCCAGGTTTTAGTTCAGATACTTCACAAGGTTGAAGACCCTCCAACTTTTTGAAAAAAGCAGCCTCTGGATCTTTGGCCATTGCTAACTATTCAAAAAAGATAAAACATTCAAATGGTTTGGAATGCATCTACTGTCATTTATCATGATTAATAATGAATCATTTTCCTAGGAATGAAAGAGTTAACTCACTGCATTGACTGTTGAATCCATCCTATAAACTTGAAAATGTAGGAAGTACATTCCTACAGATGTTACCTTTCCAGTCTTTTCACTATCTTCCTGGTGATACAGAAAACTAAAATTATATAACCCTGGAGAAAAGCAATCGGTGCAGCATAAAGATAGATAGATCTATTTCAAATAAAAGTTATAACATCATCGCACTAAAGATACATAGACAATTATCTACGAGTTTTGGCCAAAACTCGAGtccaaaatttcaaaatattgaCATGGTCTGAACCAACGGAGTCCTAGAAATCTTTTAGTGGTATTGGTGAGTAAGTGGTATTGGTGAGTAAGTATGACAGACATAGGCCAAATTGTTTCAAGGTTGTGAAGATTTCAAAAACCGACCTCTCAATTTAGGCTGTGAAATCTAGATCTGAGGACGTGATTACACTCCCCAAAAGTAATGGTTATGGTTTTAAGCGATTCTGAGGTGAGTTTtggccaaaaacttgttgatggTCCTATAGTGTTCAAAATTTTGACATGGTCTGAATCAGGAGAGTCTTAGAAACCCTTTGGTGGTGTTGGTGAATTGTCATTTCAAAAACCCACAACTCTCAATATATGTTGTGGTGTCTAGGTTTGAGGACATAGTTACACTCAAGAGGCTCCTAGGAATGTAATGGTCCTAAATTGAAGTGATTTTAAGGTTCTTAAGGTCATCAATGAGTTTTTGGCAAGAACTCATTAATGGTCCTACAATGTTcagaattttaaaatcttgacATAGTTTGAACCAGAAGAGTTCTAGGAACCCTTTGGTGGTGTTAATGAGTAAGTATGACAGGCCTAAGTCCTTTAATGAGCTTGTTAATGTCTTAAGGTTGTGAAGATTTCAAAAATCCATATCTCTCAATCTAGGTTGGGGAGTCTAGGTCTGAGAGTATGGTTACACTCAGGAGGCTGTAGAAGTGTAATGGTCGTAGTTTAAAGTACTtttgaagttttgaccaaaacctcaGAAACACTTCAAAGCAAGTTCATAGAAGCTGTAGGTtttttaaattggcacaactTTGAGATATTTTGAGGGTTGTGTAATGGTCCTATCACATAATTTTGAGGGATTTGAACATATTTGTTTGATTTACCTTttgactaaaatattaattttcaatatcAAATATTTGAGTAGATATCATAGCATCTATGACTGTTCTGTCTTCAACAATGCTCCTAAATGTAAATGTCAGAAACACTATCGTTTCCACGTTGCATAGGTTATGCGGATCAATTTAATCATCTAGTCAGTTCTTCAACTAGAGCATTTGTCTCTAGTACGAGTATCTATCATAAGTGTGGATATAAGTGTCCAACATTGCTATATCTATAATTTTTGCATGTGGAAAAGTGTCCAAAATCactatatttataaatttttgcttGTGATCAAAAGAGATTTCAAGTGTCCACTCAAATTTGCCAATGTCATGTGCAAAGGAGTAGTGATGAGTCTGATTATCAAAGGTATTGAACTTAAGTTTCTTTGCTCGTCTCACCTCCTTTTTTCTCTCAATCCTCTATTGCTCCCTTACATCAACGAGTTAAATGAACATGTCAAGGGACATAAAGCTCAATAAAAATAGTGAAGATTTAACAAAAATCATAGATGAAAGATATAGAAATAGTAAGAGATATGAAAAATGAAAGTCAAATAGACaccaaattatttgaaaaaaataagatCCTCATGGATAAAATTGAATTTAGAGgataaaaaaaaaggtaaaacAACTCAAGGACCCATGCTATTAGAGTTTAAGATGGTTGATTTCGATATAAAGTCAACAGTAACACAAATCTAAACTTAGAATACCAAATATAGACCACATGCAGCTTCACAAAGTAAAATTACATCAAATCCTTGCATATCATCACATCTAACACTAAGTGATATTCATTTCAGATACGATAGCATAGGAATATTATCTTCTCAACAGCCAAAGGCAAAgtgttgatatatatatatatatatagtgttttAGACAATGATTGTAAGGACTTCAAGTCTATGACTAATCAAAGGAATGCCTCCTTTGTCCACAGCAAATTAACTGCTACAATTCCTCCTTTCTTATAGCCAATAAAACAAGCTCAATGACTTCAGTAAGATCAATAAGCATTCGTCATTAATTCTTTCAATATTTAACATAGCAAATATATGATTGGCATATTACTTTGTTTTTATAAAAGAcgcagaaaagaagaaaaaagtgaAAATCACCTGTAAAGCCAGTCCATAACCACCATGTATTTCTTGCTCAAAGTAAAGTAACTATGTTGATAACAAAAAAACAGAAAGTTAGAGACATGGAAGCATccaagaaaaaagaagaaaaactctaAAAGAAATGAAGCATAAACAAATCCAAGTTATTTGTAGAATTCAATGTCCTTAGCCATCACCTTAAATTTACTTTGGGCAGCTGATGTTACTCGGATAACAACCCCTACTTGTGCTTGTTCCTCGTTGATTGTGACACTAAAAAAGTGAGCACATTGTTTATCAACCTACAACAGAAGCAACAGGAATAAGAAAAAATTTACATTCACAAGGAACAAAGTAACAAGAAAAAATTTACATTCACAAGGAACAAAGTAACAAACTAAAGTACCTTGCCATTTGATGATGTTCCAAGAGGAAGTGGTCTAACTGTGACAGTTCCATTTAGAGCTTCTTCAAGAACAGCAGCAGCAATCGTAGTTTTAATAGGAACTCCCAGCTTGCTATGAAAAGGAAATGCAAGCTTAGAGAGAGAATATTACACTGATAACCAAAAATATTTCAATATCACCTGAAAAGTGCTGCAAACATTGTATTTACAGTTCCAAGGTTGGACAGGTCAATCTCCATATTCATGTTCTCATTATCCAAAGCCTAAACCAATGAAAGAATGCACAGGTGTCAGTGTTTTGGGGGACTAAATGTGGGTGCATTTTAAAGTTTAAACAAATTTGCCACTGGCTGCAGAACAGGTAGTCAAAAGGAAAATAGGTCAATAGGATATCAATACAAAACAAAACGAAATAGTTACAAAATCTAGATGCAAAAAGACAGATCTTATACGTCAGCCAAGAAAAATCAGACTACCTAATCAATTCCTTAAAACAATCACATCAATGTATAACTAAAACAGAATATTAAGTTCATCACCATCTGATACCGCAGGGCAAGAATTTCAAAATCACTCAGCAAGGATTTATGTCAACCATAGCTGCTTGTAAGTCCATATATTGTGGTTCAAGGTACActattgatcctgttcgaactagaaatcaacagacgctgggcacgtggcgctccctggctcgctgatgtagatctccgactggtggcgcgatgctccggctaacctgcacagaagtcgggccgggaagggggttcccggcgacgaccctccgacgctcaagtcaggtaaattacgatgaacaaggtggttCCCAAAGTCTCAGAGTATGTACCCAGAATCCTCTGTCGGTGAAACATGAggttccttatatagagctgtgaaaggtttgggcacgcgtaccaaggtgcataagtgtcctctgtcctatcctaggtatgcggctgtcagaaagcttacctgtcctttcctaggtacgcggctgtcagaaagtttacctgacccatatcgctacagtcaaagcatgccctcgatgggacagcagaatcccatgtcacaagatttggagcatggcacacacgtgaaacctacaggttgtcaaagaaagaaatcctctggccttttcctttgctccaaacttgtagtccgagcggacagatacctaaacatccgaccggacatccgcagtggtttacttgtgctttgtggagactaacaaacaggggtgctttatgactgcggtcAGTCAAAGGTCACCTCGACGCCGGAGTCCCGATTTGACTGTggtgcctcccaactataagtgcaaGCCGCCGGACCCTccgtactcgattccatcggccggcagtccaatcggaccggccgtttccgtccgtccggtcggaccacactctcctccgGGTGGGCGGccgttccggtgacttccactggGCACTTTGCAAGAAGGGGAGCCcacttactaccggatcacttgccttccttcaagtctagtcgaaggaggcgatagTCCGATCGACTCGAtcgtgagtctagccgaacggctcttccatgctaatactctccgcccggccagcggcagagatatccttgaatgaatcaacgaTGGCTTTCACGGATCTCCtcttctgcgccaatcttcgacatcaatgtcgatcataccttcattaaatgctccgaatgatcgaccgccacgtggagcaatgccatcgtagtacggaggcggttgcatgatatttgATGTGACCAAGCAATtcaaataaacggctagatgtatgcattgattcccgtgactGGAGCCGAtgcctcaccctataaattcttcgcttccttctcgcccacacgcctccgttacctctactgttgctctctcgcgtggagctccggcgatcttgttgccGCCTTCCGACGCCTCCGGCTcctttcctcgattcatctcccctcagaaggttttagatctctcctccttcctttcctAGATCTAATCCGTATTTCTTCCCTAGCTCGAGTCTTCAAATTCCATTCCTTCGCCTCGAACTTCCTTTTCGATTTATCCCGTCCGGATCATGGCCGCCTCTCCTCTCaagaacaatccctaggcccaCGGTATATATTACGCGATCCTGCTTCAACAACGGATTTTGATATATCCGACAATTTCAAATCCCGAGGATATCGGGTTCACTGGCCGGTCCCGCCGGCCACACAGACCGCCGGTGGTTTCGTGTTTCATGACCAATTTATCACGGCCCTCCACCCCTTTATCCTTGACGTCTGCAATTATTTCATGCTCGCCTaagtttagtaccaaacaccTTCCGCCTCCTCTGCGTTgtcattttgtttaagattcacaacattccctccgaccggaggtcttctttatttctattatcccaagcagtctgAGCCGGGCACCTATTTGTTTCAGGCTCGGCCTGGcttggtcttttttgataaactgccctcttccaacaaacattggaaagagaactACTTCTTTCTTCGTCTTCCCGGGCAGATCCCCTTTCGtaccaaatggcaggtcggaccgcctacCTCACCCGAgctcaagaaattcaagacccgaccggattatcttcacgcagcaaatatactagccggtctgaagctcgacatcaacaaacttcttcacgagggagtgatgtacatattGGGTTTAGACCTTCGGCCAGATTGCTTTCAATGAGGGCACTTGAATTGGTAATGAAATAATTCTCTTCACTCAGCAAGGACATCGCAAGACCCTTGATGGCCTGCAAGAAGGGGCAACTACCCtgcaaaaatgaaattcaaaccCTTCTCGAGCTCTACAGTgcaggctgaatcggccgctcaggcctcttaACAACAGGCGGCCAGCGGAgctaccccctccagggaaccaacgacccccgaggaagggtccttcgggaggaggaacagccactgcaaaagaggcgccgggtggagactccgctgcgctcggctacctccgcggtccaaccatccgatcGGGCCGCCGTGGTCGCTAAAGGAAAGGAGCCTGTAGACATTTCGTCCGACGGTTTAGGCTTTTGCCGGGACTGGCGCTTCCTGCACTCTCCCCCGACAAGGAACTCAGGAGCCACCGTTCATCCATGCGACGATCCCGTCGACCTGCCGCTGCCGTCGTCACGATCAATTCTTCATCTTCCGATCAAGAGTTGCGTGGCCGACCGcccaccgtgcccgagcacaccattactcaAAGGGCCCTCGCCGAGACGCTGGCCGACGCCGCGCCATGGCAACGATCCTCCTTAGCCAATGTACCACACGCAAGCTGCCACGGGTAAGTTTGTTGTTTTTCAAGTTTCGCTTAAATATTTCACCTCGCTTTTAACAACCGGCCTTCTTGCTTCGAGACGGGTGGAAGAGATAGCTTCACCATCAAgcatggcggacgaggagataagacaACTGGTgggcggtccgagcggctcccaaggcccaTCCTACTCCGAACTGCAAAGGTCAAGAGGGCTCAAACCTACTAGCTACCGAGCAGAAAACAACCGACCaagcccacgccctagccgagtccgagcgacagtcAAGTCGCCGACACAAAGATAACTCCGCCACCACTGAAGAACACACCATCTCCGATCCGAGAAGAAAACGCGGAGACCCGGCCCGGAGTCAAGATAAAGgagccgacgagcaccgacgGAGAAGGCAGCCGACGCGGAGAAGATCAACGTCTGAacgaggccctcacaagctcctgtgcaaccttcaaagaataccagatgccgagccgagccgagtcgccgctctccgacaaagccacatccgatcgcccgagttctcgg encodes the following:
- the LOC122042428 gene encoding chaperone protein dnaJ 15-like; this encodes MASGKLEGPSAPAVRRDPYEVLCVSRDSSDQEIKSAYRKLALKYHPDKNTSNPEASELFKEVAYSYSILSDPEKRRHYDSAGFEALDNENMNMEIDLSNLGTVNTMFAALFSKLGVPIKTTIAAAVLEEALNGTVTVRPLPLGTSSNGKVDKQCAHFFSVTINEEQAQVGVVIRVTSAAQSKFKLLYFEQEIHGGYGLALQEDSEKTGKVTSVGMYFLHFQVYRMDSTVNALAMAKDPEAAFFKKLEGLQPCEVSELKPGTHIFAVYGDNFFKSASYTIEAICAASYKDTTEKLKEIEAQILAKRNDLRQFEVEYRKALARFQEVTSKYNEERQSVDELLKQRDIIQSSFTTVRTLVNSSGVTSSSSKIPTEDDRSDSPVENANSDGKEKSSKKKWFNLNLNRSDKKD